The following is a genomic window from Mya arenaria isolate MELC-2E11 chromosome 4, ASM2691426v1.
ctgGCTGAGGCTTTTTAACTGCAAAATGTTGTTTCCATATTTCCAAATTgattcataaaacatgaatagtgattaatattttgttagCCATTTTACAAGTATATATTGGATATCGCCAGTTACCGCAAAGGAACCTTATAACTTGTCTTAAATAAGGTTAAAATCAATCTTACATAAAACGTTTAAGTTGAAGGCTGCCGATTTTGTTCCAGGTCTTAAACCAGTGAACGTCGTGTTCATCGTATTCCTTGCCGTACATGTATAGGATCCATTATGTTGCCTGGTGACACCTTGTAGGAAGAACGTTTCCGGGGAATTTGACTGATGAGAAGACCATTGGAAGCTCGGTTGTGGTTTTCCGGTAGAGGAACAAGTAACACTGACATCTATGCCAAGTTTAATCTTTATGTCTTCAACAAAGGTTACTTGTTTGTTCTGGCAGTCAATGTAGCTGAACGTTGGTTCTCCAGGTGGTTCTGAAGTACATGCACGTGTAGTAATTCTATGTTTAAATAAGTCCAGACGTATAAACACACACGGCCTATTGGTCAGACATTATTGTGGTCATTCCTATAAGCCACCTGGAAGTTCAAGTAGCACtataaacgttttaatataatataaaattttgcCCTATTATTTGCCGATTAAATTTTCTACGTTTTACTTTTCAAACAAATCTATAATGTAACTATAAACTaactgtttatattattttcgcTTATGCAATTATTCTCGTACCAGAACAGTTACCAGCTTACCGTGCAATACGTATCCTACAGCTATATCACAACGATTGTTCAATATACAAGGTTGACTATTTAAGGGAACCCACATTTTTGTTGGGCCCCATATTCCTCGGACGGTGGATGCACGAACTATTACGTCAAACACAGTGTTGCTTGTATATCTCTAAACATTACTGTTAACAACAATATTGTCTCAAACGTAATGCAATCTTCGAACACTAAGGCTGATAGTTAATTGCCTTTGAAAATTGTGTGACCCCTACAACCGTGCCCCATATGCTACTTGCGTATATTAATTTCTTCTGAAAAGTTCGAGAGCGTTGGCAAcgtttcatttattatatttaaaatcatgGTAGACCAAATATTTGGTCCATTTCTAcaaattactaaatttaaaacaattacagcAATTTGGAATTACTTTTATGGATACTTACCGAGCGTTTCAATTATCACCGTGGCTGTGTTAGAGCCCGATTCCTCCTTGTAACCGGAAGGATTTAATGTGTTAGATACCGTGCATGTTTTCTGCGCATCAGTAATCGCGGTAACCGTCCATTGTTTATTTGTCCAGCTGTAAGCTGGAGGTCCTGGCTTAGAGTCGGAATCACAAATGATTGTAAAGAAGTCCCCTTTTACAACAACAGCGGTGTTGTCTGGTAAAATGGCCCCGGTCTCATTTTGCCAGTGAAACACGGGAGTTGACGGCGGGTCTACAAATGCATGAAGGCGTTGTTGAATAGAATagtaaataaagatttaatatGCATATGGTGtatgtaaacatttacatttacttACTTTATAATATTAAGAGGAAGGTAACAATGCATTGCTTTCGTTATTCATTTATAGAAGTCTAATACGAGAAGGATTAGTTATTATGCAGTGCATGCTTCATGCATGATCTGTCGAAGTCAAGACATTCTCAATAGGATAAACAAGATTGTTTCTTGACGTCAGTGCTAGATTAACACATTAGGCATACCATATTTATTCAGCAGTATAAAAAATAGGGATGTATATCAGGCAGAACTCTTCAATACTACGACATTGATCTGTTATCACCGAAACGCCGTCGGATTAAATTTTGAGCTTTTAACATCATGatgtaagttttgtttttcttataataGTGTTATAACGATTTTAGCTACGTTCGTGCAGGTattctttatttgatttatttagcTCACTAACATAAAAGTAGACTTAGTCGTTCAAACGAGTTCAACGACCATATAATAACCCTTGctacataaaatttattaactttattgtgttcgatttatttaaagaacatctcTATAGTAGCGTACGAGCATACGCATTAAAAGTCGCATACGGCGTCATGTTACAGACAGTTACAGTTACTTATTTATCAAATACTTTGGTAAGTGTACTTACAGAGCACTTCAATGTTGACGGATGAACTATTTTTGCCTTTTACACTTGACCCCTGCGAAGGAACCATAGTATTCTCCGCCTCGCATGTGTATACACCAGCGTCAGTCAAATGAGAGTTTGGGATGGACAATACCTTCCCTGGAGCCTGAATCATTGCACTCGGAGGTCTTCTCCATCGCCACACTGATGGTGCAGGGTTGCTGTCACTTTTGCATGTTATCTCGACCGCTCTATTTTTGACGATACGTATCGTTCCTAACGCAATAACGGTAGTGCTACCGACGTCATATCGAGGTTGATCTGGTGGGTCTGTAATGTAGTTTCgcaataacattatatttaacaaaacaaacctAAACACATAAGAGTGTACACcatcataatttgtataaaaagacaatatttataatgtttcaaATGCAACAGTATCTCAAGCACTTCAAGACAATCAACGCATCGTTTTGTATATTACAAagaagtgtttgttttgtttcagtttcGACTTACATAACACCTTTACATTAATGCTGGAGCGTTGTTCTCCGACCACTTCCTggtttgaaatacatgtacatggctGTTCGTTTGACCCTACAATCCATGTAACCGTCCTCGAAACGTTCTGTCCAGACACTTGCAAGTTATCCATCGTGCCTCCGTAACAGCTCCAAGTTATATTGGCCAATGGGTTTCCACCAATAATCGAGCAAGTAAGCAGTTGACTGGTAGAGCGTATTGCGAAATAATTAGAGATTGATGTAACCCCTCGAATTACAGGGGGACCGTCTGGAGAATCTAGAAGTTGTTAACTAGATGTGAGTATTTAAATACACAAATGTAAATGTCTAATTAATGTCATCAATAAAATTCCAATCGCTGCTATGCATAACTTATTATAGACGAACAATGCCATTTTTAGTAAGAATTAGTACATAGTAAATTAAATCACTAAAGATAATTATACATTCATCTATAGAAGCGCTAGGTATAACGTACAactttgaaatttaataatttatattttgttagcATACATTTGACATTGATGAGTGTTGGCCTATCTGACATCAGCGTGTTCCCATAGCCATTGTAAGCAGTGCAGTAGACGCGGACTCCATTATGATAACGTGTGGGTGTGAATTGCATATTGCTGGTAGTTTTAATGGTTAAATCATCGTTATCCGATGTGGATTCTTGCGGTTTGGAGAGCCGCACATCATCATCTGTTTCACCCGGGGTCCTGTTGTCATGGTACCACTGTATCGTTGACATGGGAAGTGAACGTGGCACCTCACACCAAAAGTCAATAGGAGAGGACTTCTCAACTACCACAACAGATGCCGTCGAGGGAGTCTTTAAGACTACTGACAGCACGggaactaaaataaaaaagagtagAATAGAACGACATGTTTTCAGAAATATAAGCTATGTTGCAAAGCTACCTTCAGTTTGATGGCGTGTGTTACATACCactagttaaatataaaatgtttcacattttcGTGCTCTTAATTTGTTGCGAAAACTGGCCattcaataataatatgaaatggttgaaaaatgtttaatcaCATGGTTTTCAATTCAACTCAATGTGGTATCATGTTCTTACAAATTCAATATTCCCcggtaaatatttaaaaagaacgTCAGGTGAAAACGAGTTTGATCAGGGATGTTTGTCTCCGcgctttttttcaaattgtcttTCTTACTTTATCCAAGTAATCAGAAATCTTGTAGTCAGAGActcatttaatatatgtaatatgttaCGGACTACCTGGTTTTGCGTACACGAGCATGACtccttgatatatatatataaggtatCATAACTGTCCATAAAAATGCACCAGAGTGACTATATAACAGTTTCGCTGGTGTAAAACAGGGTGATCTCAGTCTCATCTATTTCTTAATGAATGACTCAATACATAAGATTGGTAGTGTTCTTTCTAATAGTGTTcaataatatgttgtttttttacaaaatagatCTCCTGAGTCTGAAAGCCAAATGTTGTAAGTCGTAGAAAGTAACTGCATCTTGTTGGGACTTAAGATTAATGTAACAAAGTATTGAGCCTTGATATTCGAAAATGGAAGGGTAACACACATAGACTTTCAAAATTACGGTAACCCAATAAAATTAGACACCTagaaatgaatatgtttaataacGGTAATTTAAATGGTCTCAAATTCTGATCCTGCAACATGTGTCTTTTTCACCGAACACAATATATCAACTATTAGTTAACGAAGATCTACCAGTTATTAGAAAGTTACTTTTATGTTTAGTAAGCTCAGTATACCTCGAGGTTCGTCTTCAAAGTCCCTTCATATGAAAATTGTACCTCAAGTCTGCAAAGGGATTACATATTGTGCACTTAGCTGCATTAAatggtttgtgttttttatattccGATGTTTGTTTTGTCATGTTTGTATCGTCGTTTGtaaactaaatataattatggcAAATGATCGTCATGTCCCAAACAGTGTTCccatcaaaataaaagaaaagaatgaaaattaacatgttgatttgcaataaaaaaaaaatctttgtctTACGGATGACTGTGTTTCGTCTTCTAATTTGAAGTATCGAACAAGCAAACCTTTTTACTAATAAACATGCACCATAcgaaaaatacaacaaaaagaGTAATATTTAATCTCGTCGCCGATTAATTCCGTAAACGATGTGTATTGACAGTCGTTAAATCGTCAATACACTACGTTCCCAATATGAatagatatttttatttagtttgagaataaaaatataacattacagACGAAACACACCTTAAATATACCGAAAATTCCGCAACGCTTTTCGCTCCTCATAGACATTACCATGTACGGAAAAGCCGATGTCGCGATAAAAAATTATTCATTGCATTGTGGTCACTCTCTGCGGCAATGCTGGTATTCGGAATCCAATCGCTAAATGTGAAGAATGACTGACCGATCCTGATTATGACGATTTACGCTGTGGATCTTAACATTCCTTACCTTTCAAGGTAATAGTCACGATGTTGCTATCTTCGTTCGGTGTATACGTCATACACCTCCATTTCACTCCGATAGCATCACTGGTGACATTCTTCATGGTCAGTGTGTGCCTTGTTCGACTCAGGCAGGCGTAGCTGTACAATACAGGATCTGGCTCCCATTCAAGAGAAGGGACATAACATCCACTTGACGTTATGTTATTGAACACGATACAGATCCGCGTCTGAGTGATAAATTCTGTCACTGAATGTTGCCATCCAAACCCAGTAACTGTCGATTCATTGCTGCCACAGGTCAATGTCAATGGCTCGTGCTCCAGACCCTCGGGGTTGATCGGGGAAAGTGTCACTGCACCGGTGGctaaaattgaatattaaaagaaagaagacattgttgtaaatataaggcaatatattaattacttttcGTACAATGAAAACGGACAAAAACAGGgaaaaaatgcagatatgtTAGTTTGTGTAAACTCGGTACATATCCTCTATAAGGCCACACGAAATGAATGTTATGTTCGTCGATAAAGCACACCTATATGAACAAATGCAAAAAGATAAAGCCAACGTTCtcatgtttttattgctttttccgaataaaaaaaagtcaaaatataacacacaacCTTGTAAGCCATGTTGGATCAAACAGTGcgaaacatatattaaaagcgattcaggttttattttcaagCGGTCAATCACAtcattttctatgtatttttaACAGTTACATTTAACCTTTCGCTGtcgtaaaacattataatgtttgtcgcctgaagtttttttttatttaatgaaatcaacaaaattCTCGTATGTTACTGACGAGTCGATATTGCCTAGATAGAGGGCGATTATACGGCGCTAATGTTTGGCAGTGAACCCGGAATTGTCTTTATAAtttgaagaataaaaaagttcagttatattaaatattttcactgtattctatttaaagaaagaataaaTATAGTCACCAAAAAGTTCAGCAGGAAGATAAGACACACCAAgtcgggtcatatggcattataacaCACCCcatgttatttatatatgaccctcagtggtgcaAATCATACTGATCGAGCACGCTAgtccaatatttattttcgaaaaCGTATTCTGCAAAACAAAATAGCTCATATACTCTGGTGTCCGATGGAATATCttttcaattattcaataaacaacgCTGTATGTCGATCGTTCCGTGTCAATTACGCCTTATTAGATGTAATTACATACGCAACATATATTCCCTTTCTATTTATACCAGTATGAAATCCAGCTACGTTATTTGCGATCATGGGACTGTTTTCTTTCTTTACCGGAATGATGTGAATATTTTTGAGCACCACTGAACCATAAAGTTGGAACCAGAAAAAGCTTGTCATTCATTGCTCAAACTATGCGCGTGCAGGCCGGACAAAATATACATGATTTGGGCGTTgtttgacctccgttaaccaatCGAAATCAAAACGTAAACGCccgatgtacatgtacattttcataTCGGAACTTTCCATGTATGGGTATATTTGGTAAGGcgttcaaaatagttttatattcgATAGGAAAGTATGTTTAATTTCTGTGCATTACTATATGAAgcaaaattgtttttgtcataaaaaaaactagtaTTGCTACTGACAAATTCACAAAATATCGTTTAAACAAAGTATGTATGGAATgatagttaaatatatattatttatccGCATTTCACGCTACAATGAACCTGATGCAGATTTCAAGTTATCATTGGACGCCATTGTTTAGTGTTAGGAACCACAGGGGCAATCGAGGAGCCTTTATGATGCAGAATGATGATTAATGTAGTTTACGtttgattttcagcttatggatgtgaaaacatctacttcaacaacACGGCAAAAACACATTGATAGTccattttttgaaagaaaatacctttcatttcaatcattcattcattcagtgttttacattgaattacCTAGATATTGTCAAGACACATGGGAAAGAAAGTTTTACGGTAACATGAATGTTCCCCTCTATACACATTCAACAGTCAAAATtccaataaaacacaaacaggTATTGTTGAGATGTtttcaatagccagcctggttgctatGAAGGCTCCAGAGAATCTTTCAAGGACACGAAGATGGTCAAAGAATGGTCCAATCCGGTATATCATTCTGCCTCCAGAGAAAGGAATATGATCTATAAGTAAGAATAGATTCTAAGCATGTGTGGTTTTATCTCACCAAAATGCTTCTTTGTTGTCAATTAGTGGAGCCTAATCAAGGAGATGTTAAACACTCATTGCAAAATATCGAaactattatatatttcatgaactTAATCGTCAAACTCTGTTTATTCTTGAACTCCAGCACGGTTGCACtagttatttaatttattataacataattataaaattgtatatgCCTCAAATGATTGATTCCAGGCCTTTTTCATACCTTCACAGTATTAGATGacagttaataataataatgttaatacggaaaaatagaatatatttatatgtctttgatatcatattggACCGCATATGGTTCCAAATGCTTTCTAAATACATTTAAGTATACTTGTGCAATGTTATCAAACAATACttggatgttgttgtttttttacaagatATTAAGCCAATGCCCAATTTGGAAAGATGTTCACCATTTTGGCGGCCATCTATGATGCAATTTTGATGATCTTGttcaaaatactgttttattgctaaaaatatcagtttaaatttaaaacaatgccaTTAagataatgtttgacaaaccaGCGGAGAAAAAGGAATAGTTCGTaagaaattttacattttaagcaCGCGGCAAACTAGAAAACCATTTTCACTATCAATATTGtgtaataaatgtgttatattcaATTACAGTCTTACTtcgttgaaatatataaatatatgctgCCTGTTTAAATGTCCGGATTTCTTTGTGATTGCTATATTTcaattatgtattatgtttgtttgtaagCCTGTGTACCAGGAGGCCTGTTCGTCTGAGTGTTTGTTGGTCGGTAGATCAGCCTTCGACCTTTCGTCGGACTTACCAAATTATATCCGAGAGTCGGTTGGTCAACAAGATTATGGCACGCTCAAAAACGTCTACCTGCCCCATTATTCACCAGTCCGGCTGAACGATCTCTATTAGTCTGCtccttatttttattaaatttgttagTGTGTCTGTACATCTTTTCGGACAGGGGAATGAATCAAATATTCTACTTATTGCGAGATGTATTTTAGGAACCTTATGTATTAAAGGGTATTTAATCTAATACATATTGTGTCCGGTTGTTACTGTTTGTTTCGAGTAGAGCtgtttcaatacatttcatattCAATACCAACTTGAAATATCGATGACTCTATAAACactttttcacttttatcaGTTCGGAAAGTCACAAACGTGCGCAATGAATAGTGATGAAAATTGATGGTACAAATGCTTCCTtgtaaaaatgacaataatgcATAACATGAGTTTCACTTATGCCTTTCAATACGGATCTAATTGATGAGCCGATGTGTTTTTACAGGTTCTTATCCAAGAGATAAGTTGAAGTGGCGACTGAAAATACGGCCCTGTGTTTTTAATTACTGTCAATATtgcttttaattaaatcatttgtaGAATACCAATCCAGACAcacaatattaataaatgacatCTAATACAACATTTCTTTTTCCAACACTACTTCtacacattatataattatattaaccaAGATGGTTAACTCGTTCTTCTTCTAATGTGCAACACCAATATCACGACTTCTGTGTGCATTATCAATTTGTGTATGagctacatgtatacataagtGAATATCCTGGATGAACAGTAGTAAAGTAAGATTTTATGAGTATACATTTACGTACCTGTGCGTGTCatcatatatacaataattcCTATCATTCTCCATCGAAGTGTAAGTGGTAGCTTCATGTTTATTCCAACTAaagatttaattttgtaaaaagcaaacattccCCATGTATAACGCGGAagttttaatcatgtttaatgatatgaaatcgTTGTGAAGTATGTAAACGTATCGTTCAAACATCACAACTAATCGAAGAATGAATGTAAAAACGTGTAGTACTCATAGTAAAGCATATAGGTATTTAACACACATGATTTAAAACACGCACGGTACGATGATCACGACTGCCAAAATAA
Proteins encoded in this region:
- the LOC128230635 gene encoding hemicentin-1-like, giving the protein MKNVTSDAIGVKWRCMTYTPNEDSNIVTITLKVPVLSVVLKTPSTASVVVVEKSSPIDFWCEVPRSLPMSTIQWYHDNRTPGETDDDVRLSKPQESTSDNDDLTIKTTSNMQFTPTRYHNGVRVYCTAYNGYGNTLMSDRPTLINVKYSPDGPPVIRGVTSISNYFAIRSTSQLLTCSIIGGNPLANITWSCYGGTMDNLQVSGQNVSRTVTWIVGSNEQPCTCISNQEVVGEQRSSINVKVLYPPDQPRYDVGSTTVIALGTIRIVKNRAVEITCKSDSNPAPSVWRWRRPPSAMIQAPGKVLSIPNSHLTDAGVYTCEAENTMVPSQGSSVKGKNSSSVNIEVLYPPSTPVFHWQNETGAILPDNTAVVVKGDFFTIICDSDSKPGPPAYSWTNKQWTVTAITDAQKTCTVSNTLNPSGYKEESGSNTATVIIETLEPPGEPTFSYIDCQNKQVTFVEDIKIKLGIDVSVTCSSTGKPQPSFQWSSHQSNSPETFFLQGVTRQHNGSYTCTARNTMNTTFTGLRPGTKSAAFNLNVLYPPSVGLIERQILLEGGNLTVDCPVQPGNPVISTIKWTRREGTITTSTTNKVLKLVAVQRHQSDYYRCTATNRMVPSGCPPEDGSDFSETYIDVQYKASIESFRESSNPADVVTLNQGDPLNITCTVDSNPGSFISIKNAGHVLNTTQTGRSISYSEGKSGPRVPQTVTLIKNVTSDTNVPATLSFSVVAYPANVKYVWKKIESETSLRTLVNDSKVTIVNSEDGLQSNITIGNVQESDFGEYSVTATNTIESTYEHFYLVPQGIFFYLHTSNMFVYAKPETPKSEITVSSVILSWVPGFNGGLPQKFVIQYKRKTNTIVDLSAETEYVANIHAVNSIGSSGSISIFFTTLPKEEPLHETSVGSLVGGTVGGIIAIAAIVIAIVLFLKRKYTLDCTCSFNMSLAKRKDLNPETNTEQRIDTHDAANSGYSSAYEEVSLSRDHSVYDALCQYLIFFFILFGNS